The following coding sequences lie in one Maribacter forsetii DSM 18668 genomic window:
- a CDS encoding SdiA-regulated domain-containing protein: protein MTTTNKTFSMAKIKFWTIAVIVLGMSFLFMNFRDWLPYDSADKVAYEISGRWELPAELREVSGISWMDENQIAAIQDEDGIIFIYDLEKKKVVEEIEFGGAGDYEGLAIEGDNAYVLESDGTITVITNFLNNDRKVTAYETKFSEKNNMESLWLDLPGNQLLVIPKDRDIDSDHMKGVYSFSLDDYKVAYEPVIQLDMDDEVLKHFREKKVYKNFRPSDIAIHPQTKEMYMLEGSKPKLLILDKNGKAKKGYSLDKKIFPQPEGITFSPSGDLYISSEGKNDGVGTITKLKLLL from the coding sequence ATGACAACTACAAATAAGACATTTAGTATGGCAAAAATCAAATTTTGGACCATAGCGGTTATCGTTTTAGGGATGAGTTTTCTGTTTATGAACTTTAGAGATTGGTTACCGTATGATAGTGCAGATAAGGTAGCTTATGAAATATCTGGCCGATGGGAGCTACCGGCAGAATTGCGCGAAGTTTCCGGTATTTCTTGGATGGATGAAAATCAAATAGCCGCAATACAAGATGAAGACGGGATCATTTTTATTTATGATCTAGAGAAGAAAAAAGTAGTAGAGGAAATTGAATTTGGTGGTGCCGGTGATTATGAAGGTCTGGCAATTGAAGGTGATAACGCTTATGTACTTGAAAGTGATGGAACCATTACAGTAATTACTAATTTTCTAAATAATGACAGAAAGGTAACTGCATACGAGACTAAGTTCAGTGAAAAGAACAATATGGAAAGCCTGTGGTTAGACCTACCAGGCAATCAGTTATTGGTAATACCAAAGGATCGCGATATTGATTCTGATCATATGAAAGGTGTGTATTCCTTTTCTTTAGACGATTATAAAGTAGCGTACGAGCCAGTTATACAGTTAGATATGGATGATGAGGTTTTAAAACACTTTAGGGAGAAAAAGGTATATAAGAATTTTCGCCCTTCAGATATAGCAATACACCCACAGACAAAAGAAATGTATATGTTAGAAGGCTCCAAGCCTAAACTTTTAATTTTAGATAAAAATGGTAAAGCTAAAAAGGGATATAGTCTGGACAAGAAAATTTTTCCACAGCCAGAAGGAATTACGTTTAGTCCCAGTGGTGATTTGTACATTTCAAGTGAGGGAAAAAATGACGGAGTTGGTACAATTACCAAATTGAAATTATTGCTTTAA
- a CDS encoding DUF4202 domain-containing protein, translating into MANTDRLLRAFQQFDEANKQDPNTEVFEGTTYPKEVLYGIRMTERLNEFDPKASEALRLTARCQHICRWEIPRESYEMNREGYLRWRQELKKFHAKKAASILEDVGYDDETIDNVKFLLEKKQLKKNEETQALEDVICLVFLEFYFEPFAHKHEEDKTIDILQKTWRKMSIKGQEAALKLPLSKYSLDLITKALHA; encoded by the coding sequence ATGGCCAACACAGATAGATTACTACGAGCATTTCAACAATTTGACGAAGCCAATAAGCAAGATCCCAACACCGAAGTTTTTGAAGGTACTACATACCCTAAAGAAGTGCTTTACGGTATTCGCATGACCGAGCGCTTGAACGAGTTTGACCCTAAAGCTTCTGAAGCTTTACGCCTTACTGCAAGATGCCAACATATCTGTAGATGGGAAATACCACGAGAGTCTTATGAAATGAACCGTGAGGGCTACTTAAGATGGCGCCAAGAATTAAAGAAATTTCATGCAAAGAAAGCTGCCTCTATTTTAGAAGATGTGGGCTATGATGATGAAACCATTGATAATGTCAAGTTTCTTTTAGAGAAAAAACAGCTGAAGAAAAACGAAGAAACACAAGCATTGGAAGATGTCATCTGTTTGGTATTCTTAGAGTTTTACTTTGAGCCTTTTGCACATAAACATGAAGAAGACAAAACCATAGATATCCTTCAAAAAACATGGAGAAAAATGTCTATTAAGGGCCAAGAGGCCGCATTAAAATTACCGCTTTCAAAATATTCTCTAGATTTGATTACCAAGGCACTTCACGCCTAA
- the porY gene encoding PorY family sensor histidine kinase, translated as MKLLNHTTKYFALLLIVLISVWAVIFYFAMIDEVYDSLDDGLENQKQLIIRAVNDNPRLLQDAEFGVNNYTIKKTRVTTNAKFIDSYRDTLMYMQNEDEYEPIRMLESTFLQDGNYYKIKLITSMVEEDDQIENLFTYLVGLYLVLILSIVVLNNLVMKKVWKPFYTLIDRLKGFRIEKDDPIKSEQTAIDEFNLLNQSVERLTEKSRDSYVAQKEFIENAAHELQTPLAIAINKLELLLEKNELSGLQSQEVGGVLDNLTRLTRLNKSLLLLSKIDNRQYLEEEQVDFNRLIENVTGDFLDFATHREIHLNVISNATVNYTMNTDLAVIMITNLIKNAIVHGNEGKKVTITIDTDQISINNFGQEKAIDGNSLFTRFKKVSTDSRSTGLGLAISKAIADKYQLQLKYAFTQQHNFMIIFPSSR; from the coding sequence ATGAAATTGTTAAACCATACTACAAAATATTTTGCATTGTTGCTCATAGTACTTATTTCTGTATGGGCGGTAATCTTCTACTTTGCTATGATAGATGAGGTGTATGATAGTTTAGATGATGGTTTGGAAAACCAAAAGCAATTAATTATTAGAGCGGTAAACGACAATCCCAGGTTATTGCAGGACGCGGAATTTGGAGTCAATAATTATACGATTAAAAAGACCCGTGTTACCACAAATGCCAAGTTTATAGATAGTTATAGAGACACGTTAATGTACATGCAGAACGAAGATGAGTACGAACCTATTCGTATGCTTGAAAGTACTTTTTTGCAAGACGGTAATTACTACAAGATAAAGCTCATTACCTCTATGGTAGAAGAAGATGATCAAATAGAAAATTTATTTACCTACTTGGTAGGTCTTTACTTGGTATTGATTTTGAGTATTGTAGTGCTTAATAACCTGGTCATGAAAAAAGTATGGAAACCTTTCTATACCCTAATTGATAGGTTAAAGGGCTTTCGGATAGAGAAAGACGACCCTATTAAATCTGAACAGACCGCTATAGACGAGTTTAATTTGTTGAACCAAAGTGTAGAACGATTAACAGAGAAATCTAGAGATAGTTATGTAGCACAAAAAGAATTCATTGAGAACGCTGCTCATGAATTACAGACCCCGCTTGCTATAGCTATTAACAAATTGGAGTTGTTATTAGAAAAAAATGAATTATCTGGTTTACAGTCTCAAGAAGTGGGTGGTGTATTAGATAACCTTACCCGATTAACCCGACTTAATAAATCTTTATTGTTGCTTTCAAAAATTGATAATCGCCAGTATTTAGAGGAAGAGCAGGTAGATTTTAACCGACTTATTGAAAATGTTACGGGAGATTTTTTAGACTTTGCTACGCATAGAGAAATTCATTTAAATGTAATTTCAAATGCTACAGTAAACTATACAATGAATACTGATCTGGCGGTAATCATGATAACCAACTTGATTAAAAATGCCATAGTACATGGTAATGAAGGAAAAAAAGTAACGATTACGATAGATACAGATCAAATAAGCATCAACAATTTTGGTCAAGAAAAAGCCATAGACGGCAACAGTCTTTTTACACGGTTCAAGAAAGTTTCTACAGATAGCCGCTCAACAGGTTTAGGACTTGCTATAAGCAAGGCAATAGCAGATAAATACCAGCTACAACTAAAATATGCTTTTACCCAACAGCATAATTTTATGATAATTTTTCCTTCAAGTCGTTAA
- a CDS encoding TlpA family protein disulfide reductase has product MKKRKFKISDILFVVFILLLIIPQTRTPIQVAVNKLKVAVWSPSVENEEDQDQVTPFQYAVTNLQGNTKSISVGKGKVTFISYWATWCPPCIAELPGIQELYKDYGEKVNFILLTQEEPEKVQRFIEKKGYELPIYFPQIQAPEVLQENSTPTNYVIDAAGKIIIKETGAADWNSTKVRKLLDGLVAN; this is encoded by the coding sequence ATGAAAAAGCGAAAATTTAAAATCAGTGATATTCTATTTGTGGTGTTCATTTTGTTGTTGATAATTCCACAGACAAGAACCCCAATTCAGGTAGCCGTCAATAAGCTGAAAGTAGCTGTTTGGTCACCCAGTGTAGAAAATGAAGAAGATCAAGATCAAGTAACTCCGTTTCAATATGCAGTAACCAATTTACAAGGCAATACCAAGAGTATCTCTGTAGGTAAAGGCAAGGTTACTTTTATCAGTTATTGGGCAACTTGGTGTCCGCCTTGTATTGCAGAATTACCAGGAATACAAGAGTTGTATAAGGACTATGGAGAAAAAGTCAATTTTATCTTGCTGACACAAGAAGAGCCAGAAAAAGTTCAGCGGTTTATTGAAAAGAAAGGTTATGAACTACCTATCTATTTTCCACAAATCCAAGCTCCGGAAGTGTTGCAAGAAAATAGCACCCCTACCAATTATGTAATAGATGCTGCGGGGAAAATCATCATCAAAGAAACCGGCGCCGCAGATTGGAACAGTACAAAGGTGCGTAAGTTGCTAGATGGGTTGGTAGCTAATTAG
- a CDS encoding PepSY-like domain-containing protein: MKNRNLITVAFTVLGAFTIFAQDINPNSVPVNLRQSFKQHYPQASDVEWELDGQSYKVEFDNNRLEHEIWYATDGKATRAEHEITSADLPQAITSVIARNYAGYKVDSIEKTTVNGSTTYDVELEKGWNDEKDVVFNESGKVLSEMID; the protein is encoded by the coding sequence ATGAAAAATAGAAATTTAATAACAGTGGCATTTACAGTGCTTGGTGCATTTACAATTTTTGCACAGGATATTAACCCTAATTCTGTACCCGTAAATTTAAGACAGAGTTTTAAGCAGCATTACCCACAGGCAAGTGATGTGGAATGGGAATTGGACGGACAATCTTACAAGGTTGAATTTGACAATAATAGACTGGAACATGAAATTTGGTATGCTACAGATGGAAAAGCAACTAGAGCGGAACACGAAATTACCTCAGCAGATTTACCACAAGCTATTACATCTGTAATTGCCCGTAACTATGCCGGATATAAGGTAGATTCTATTGAAAAAACTACTGTTAACGGGTCTACTACTTATGATGTAGAACTTGAAAAAGGTTGGAATGACGAAAAAGATGTGGTTTTCAACGAAAGTGGAAAAGTACTTAGCGAGATGATTGATTAA
- a CDS encoding precorrin-2 dehydrogenase/sirohydrochlorin ferrochelatase family protein encodes MERNELYPVFLKVSNLQILIIGGGNVALEKLTFLLKSSPTAQVEMVSPMFREETIALANKFNIKMNVANYDVSYLKGKNIAIATTDNVPVNEQVYHDCRERQILVNVADNPPFCDFYMGGIVTKGNVKVAISTNGKSPTTAKRLRQFFEDVIPENIDDLVQNLNEFRKSIKGDFEEKVETLNEFTKGLVNKKEK; translated from the coding sequence ATGGAACGGAATGAGCTTTACCCTGTATTTTTAAAAGTATCTAACCTTCAGATTTTAATTATTGGCGGAGGCAATGTTGCCTTAGAAAAATTGACTTTTTTGTTAAAGTCAAGTCCTACCGCACAAGTTGAAATGGTTTCCCCAATGTTTAGGGAAGAAACTATTGCATTGGCCAACAAGTTCAATATAAAAATGAATGTGGCAAACTATGATGTTTCTTATTTGAAAGGGAAAAATATTGCCATAGCAACCACAGATAATGTACCGGTAAACGAACAGGTCTATCATGATTGCAGAGAGCGACAAATATTAGTAAACGTAGCCGACAACCCGCCTTTTTGTGACTTCTACATGGGTGGCATTGTTACTAAGGGCAATGTAAAGGTTGCTATTTCTACCAATGGAAAATCACCCACAACAGCCAAAAGGTTACGTCAATTTTTTGAGGATGTCATTCCAGAAAATATTGATGATCTGGTTCAAAACCTCAACGAATTCAGAAAATCTATCAAAGGTGATTTTGAGGAAAAAGTAGAGACCTTAAATGAATTTACAAAAGGACTGGTAAACAAGAAAGAAAAGTAG
- a CDS encoding phosphotransferase enzyme family protein, with amino-acid sequence MNKESIQKILAEFNLNGNSLIWSPLTSGLINDTYLVTESDGQQYILQKINTQVFKNAGILMDNIQFALPILHADNYAQITFLTTTTGANYLIQNNEFWRMMTFIPNSTTFDTTTNSNTAFEAGRIIGKFHQLLQDVNTSLFKDTLPKFHNLDYRTKEFQLTLENADVEKLKTAELAILKAQHLINELNNLNTDNLPIRVCHNDTKLNNILFSKTSEKALCLIDLDTIMKGYFFYDFGDAIRTVVNNAPEDEQNHDLINFDESLFKAFVDGLASNGPILTSAEKESLPLGTVFMPFIHGLRALTDYLNNNKYYKVTYENQNLDRCLSLFNFAEKALDHKDFMATYIKSNLG; translated from the coding sequence ATGAATAAAGAATCAATCCAGAAAATACTTGCTGAATTCAACCTCAACGGAAATTCATTAATATGGTCTCCCTTAACAAGCGGACTCATTAATGACACTTATTTGGTGACGGAAAGTGATGGGCAACAATACATACTTCAAAAAATAAATACCCAAGTGTTCAAGAATGCCGGTATCTTGATGGATAATATTCAGTTTGCATTGCCCATACTACACGCAGACAATTATGCCCAAATAACTTTTTTGACAACTACAACTGGTGCCAACTACCTTATTCAAAATAATGAATTCTGGCGGATGATGACCTTTATCCCCAACAGCACCACGTTCGACACTACCACGAATTCAAATACCGCCTTTGAAGCAGGGCGCATTATTGGTAAGTTTCATCAGTTATTGCAAGACGTAAACACTAGTCTTTTTAAAGACACCTTGCCCAAGTTTCATAATCTAGATTATAGAACCAAAGAATTTCAACTAACCTTGGAAAATGCCGATGTAGAAAAACTTAAAACTGCAGAATTGGCTATTTTAAAAGCACAGCATCTTATTAACGAGCTCAATAACTTAAATACAGATAACCTACCAATTAGAGTTTGTCATAATGATACTAAACTCAATAATATTCTCTTTTCAAAAACTTCTGAAAAAGCATTATGCCTAATCGATCTAGATACCATTATGAAAGGATATTTCTTTTATGATTTTGGTGATGCTATTAGAACTGTAGTTAATAATGCCCCTGAAGATGAACAGAACCACGACTTGATAAACTTTGATGAATCATTGTTTAAAGCATTTGTAGATGGACTAGCTTCTAACGGACCAATATTAACTTCCGCTGAAAAAGAAAGTCTTCCGCTTGGCACAGTCTTTATGCCATTTATTCACGGGCTTCGTGCATTAACCGATTATCTGAACAATAACAAGTACTACAAAGTCACTTACGAAAATCAGAATTTAGACAGGTGCTTAAGTCTTTTCAATTTTGCTGAAAAAGCGCTTGATCACAAAGATTTTATGGCAACATATATTAAAAGTAACCTAGGTTAG
- a CDS encoding ATP-binding protein has protein sequence MANNEQNIPLDTATFIRIRKWYLLALAAIALTVIIAQVLIQLHLKAQSGDSELINIAGRQRAFSQKLTKETLLLKELNNPEDKKMVLSEIEKTLAVWKVSHVGLHLGDASFNLPYEDDPKVQALFKKLDPHHSAMVSAVEHVLATHKQDISASVQQNDIDALLNNERSFLNLMDQIVNEYDARSNEQLQKLKQKEYWLLAFSLLILLLEIFVIFRPLSIQIKNTIGHLIGKDEESKGQLEKIQNLYDEKERSLKELQELNFVIDNAALFASIRKDGSIVFISKKFLDLLGLETTPVNKPISEILTTEEGQQSYLKEVLKINRKNVIRTEELQVVNAKDTNLWLDMSIVPMHQSSLEQDILILCSDITERKENQLKVQQLTKQNFEERMQQKKLQASQIVEGQEEERKRIAKDIHDGIGQMLTALKFNIESIDIEDQAKTGEKIAYLKGLTSDLIKGVRTATFNLTPPELSDHGIFPAIHKMTTELSKLTGKTVLFKNKTDANIRFDSLAETNIYRVTQEAVNNAIKYAEANYILVTLNYSYPILSVVIDDDGKGFDDSILGKLPKNSSEGGMGLFFMKERIDYINGRLFINSELGKGTRVTINYKTEENKIANGTE, from the coding sequence ATGGCCAATAACGAGCAAAATATACCATTGGACACGGCTACGTTTATACGTATTCGAAAATGGTATTTGTTGGCATTGGCAGCCATTGCCCTGACCGTTATTATAGCCCAAGTACTTATTCAATTACACCTAAAGGCACAATCTGGTGATTCTGAACTTATAAATATAGCAGGTAGACAACGTGCCTTTAGCCAAAAATTGACTAAAGAGACCTTACTTTTAAAAGAACTAAATAATCCAGAAGACAAAAAGATGGTGCTCTCTGAAATAGAGAAAACCCTTGCAGTTTGGAAAGTATCTCATGTAGGTCTTCATCTGGGCGATGCCTCTTTTAATCTGCCTTATGAAGATGATCCCAAAGTTCAAGCTTTATTTAAAAAACTTGACCCTCACCACTCGGCAATGGTAAGTGCAGTAGAGCATGTACTTGCAACCCATAAACAAGATATTAGCGCATCTGTACAACAAAACGACATAGATGCTTTGCTCAACAATGAACGTTCTTTTTTGAATCTTATGGATCAGATCGTAAACGAATATGATGCCCGTAGCAATGAACAGCTTCAAAAACTAAAACAAAAAGAATACTGGCTCCTTGCTTTTTCTTTATTAATTCTTCTCCTAGAGATTTTTGTAATCTTCAGACCCTTATCCATCCAAATTAAAAATACTATTGGACACCTTATTGGCAAAGACGAAGAGTCTAAAGGGCAATTAGAAAAGATTCAAAACTTATATGATGAAAAAGAGCGCTCATTAAAAGAATTGCAAGAACTAAATTTCGTAATAGATAATGCCGCGTTATTTGCCAGTATTCGTAAAGACGGTAGTATCGTATTTATAAGTAAAAAATTTCTTGACCTTTTAGGTCTTGAGACCACACCTGTAAACAAGCCTATTTCTGAAATATTGACCACAGAAGAAGGTCAGCAATCCTACTTAAAAGAGGTGTTGAAAATCAACAGAAAAAACGTTATTCGTACAGAAGAGTTACAAGTAGTGAACGCCAAAGACACCAATCTTTGGTTAGATATGTCTATTGTTCCCATGCACCAGTCTTCTTTAGAGCAAGACATTTTAATTTTATGTTCAGATATTACCGAGCGTAAAGAAAACCAGCTTAAGGTACAGCAATTGACCAAGCAGAATTTTGAGGAGCGCATGCAGCAAAAAAAGTTGCAAGCAAGCCAGATCGTAGAAGGCCAGGAAGAGGAAAGAAAGCGTATTGCCAAAGATATTCATGATGGTATAGGTCAAATGTTAACCGCTTTAAAATTTAATATTGAATCTATAGATATTGAAGACCAGGCTAAAACCGGAGAAAAAATAGCCTATCTAAAAGGGCTAACATCCGATCTTATAAAAGGGGTCAGAACAGCTACATTTAACTTAACTCCACCAGAATTAAGTGATCACGGAATTTTCCCTGCAATACATAAAATGACTACAGAACTGTCTAAGCTTACGGGTAAAACCGTTCTGTTTAAAAATAAGACCGACGCCAATATTAGGTTTGATTCACTAGCTGAAACCAATATTTATCGCGTTACTCAAGAGGCGGTCAATAATGCCATTAAATATGCCGAAGCAAATTATATTTTGGTTACCTTAAATTACTCCTATCCTATTTTAAGTGTAGTCATAGATGATGATGGCAAAGGTTTTGATGATTCTATTTTAGGAAAATTACCAAAAAATAGTAGTGAAGGCGGTATGGGGCTGTTTTTTATGAAAGAACGTATCGACTATATTAATGGTCGTTTATTTATAAACTCTGAACTTGGAAAAGGTACACGTGTTACCATCAACTATAAAACAGAAGAAAATAAAATTGCAAATGGAACGGAATGA
- a CDS encoding TVP38/TMEM64 family protein, producing the protein MVDKENSTSKSHLPLYISIGLLVVLVACYFLVPSVKEFLDEAWSVLTSDDEERIQKWVADFGWFGPFALVLTMVAQLFLLVVPSLLLMVVSVLAYGPIWGSVIIIASVFAASTVGYFIGSYFGDAMVKRIIGNKAEEKVASFLDDYGFWAVIVTRLNPFLSNDAISFVGGVLSMGYWRFMGATIVGILPLTVFIAVFGKNIEDLKMGLLWGSIVSVLIFGIYVWWDKHRKQKKKSNS; encoded by the coding sequence ATGGTAGATAAGGAAAATAGTACATCTAAAAGCCATCTGCCATTATATATTTCAATTGGTCTTTTGGTGGTTTTGGTGGCATGTTATTTTTTGGTGCCCAGCGTAAAAGAATTTTTAGATGAGGCATGGTCCGTGTTGACCAGTGATGATGAGGAACGCATACAAAAATGGGTGGCAGACTTTGGGTGGTTTGGGCCCTTTGCACTCGTTTTGACTATGGTAGCGCAATTATTTTTACTGGTGGTGCCCAGTCTTTTGTTAATGGTTGTTTCGGTATTGGCATATGGTCCAATTTGGGGTAGCGTCATTATTATTGCTTCGGTATTTGCCGCTTCTACAGTAGGTTATTTTATAGGAAGCTATTTTGGTGATGCCATGGTAAAAAGAATTATAGGTAATAAAGCAGAGGAGAAAGTAGCGTCCTTTTTAGATGATTATGGGTTTTGGGCGGTAATTGTTACACGTTTAAATCCGTTTTTATCCAATGATGCCATTAGTTTTGTAGGTGGCGTGTTGAGTATGGGCTATTGGCGTTTTATGGGTGCCACCATAGTAGGTATTTTACCACTAACAGTTTTCATTGCTGTCTTCGGTAAAAATATAGAAGACCTAAAAATGGGTTTATTATGGGGTTCTATAGTAAGTGTACTAATTTTTGGAATTTATGTTTGGTGGGATAAGCATAGAAAACAAAAGAAAAAATCTAATTCCTAA
- a CDS encoding response regulator transcription factor, protein MKILIIEDEPQMMENMRHTLEREQYMVETAADFATASTKIGVYEYDCILLDITLPDGNGLALLKQLKEQGKDDGVIIVSAKDSLDDRIKGLNLGADDYLPKPFHMAELHARVKAIVRRRTFDGNKLIEIGNVTIDPESRNVYIDKKEIALNRKEYDVLLYMISNKTRLVTKTALAEHVWGDHIDQADSFDFIYSQIKNLRKKLSDAMASIEIEAVYGVGYKLQVK, encoded by the coding sequence ATGAAGATTCTAATTATAGAAGACGAACCGCAAATGATGGAGAACATGAGACATACATTGGAGCGCGAGCAGTATATGGTAGAAACAGCTGCAGATTTTGCAACCGCCAGTACTAAAATTGGCGTGTATGAATATGATTGTATTCTGTTAGACATTACACTGCCAGATGGTAACGGTCTAGCACTTTTAAAACAATTGAAAGAACAGGGTAAAGATGATGGAGTCATAATAGTTTCTGCAAAAGACTCTTTAGATGACCGTATAAAAGGTCTTAACCTAGGGGCAGATGACTACTTGCCCAAACCTTTTCATATGGCAGAATTGCATGCACGGGTAAAGGCAATTGTACGCCGTAGAACTTTTGATGGTAATAAACTCATAGAAATAGGCAACGTTACCATTGACCCAGAAAGTAGAAATGTTTATATCGATAAAAAGGAAATTGCACTCAACCGAAAAGAGTACGATGTGCTTTTATATATGATTTCTAACAAAACACGTTTGGTGACCAAAACCGCCTTGGCAGAACATGTTTGGGGAGACCATATTGATCAAGCAGATAGCTTTGACTTTATCTATTCTCAAATTAAAAACTTGCGTAAAAAACTTTCAGATGCCATGGCTAGTATAGAGATAGAAGCCGTTTATGGTGTAGGTTATAAACTTCAGGTCAAATAA